The proteins below come from a single Ktedonobacteraceae bacterium genomic window:
- a CDS encoding [LysW]-aminoadipate kinase: MTLVVKIGGGAGVITTNIVREIAQCVTDGQQIVVVHGASDLTNELSERLGHPARVITSPGGLVSRYTDAETLRIFAMATVGEINTALVASLQQQGVSALGLSGVDGRLLLARRKSIVRSLMPDGRVQILRDDYTGQIERVNEALLRQLLAAGYTPVIAPLALSHEGERLNVDGDRAAAAIAAALHAETLVILTNVPGLLSNPEDSTTLIRTIPAGCLPDYMHYARGRMRKKLLGAQEALQGGVPRICIGSASLLDVLHGSGTIIEASSISRERLTV; this comes from the coding sequence TTATCACCACGAATATTGTGCGCGAGATAGCCCAATGCGTTACGGATGGTCAGCAGATAGTCGTGGTGCATGGCGCCTCAGACCTCACCAACGAACTCTCCGAACGCCTGGGGCATCCTGCTCGCGTGATTACCTCGCCGGGTGGCCTGGTCAGCCGCTATACCGATGCCGAAACGCTGCGCATCTTCGCTATGGCTACTGTGGGCGAGATCAATACCGCCCTGGTCGCGAGTTTGCAGCAGCAAGGAGTCAGCGCGCTAGGATTGTCAGGCGTCGATGGCCGATTGCTGCTGGCACGGCGTAAATCGATCGTGCGCTCCCTGATGCCGGATGGTCGCGTACAAATCCTGCGCGACGACTACACCGGGCAAATCGAACGTGTAAATGAGGCGCTGCTGCGGCAGCTCCTCGCTGCCGGTTACACTCCCGTCATCGCTCCCCTGGCATTGAGTCACGAGGGAGAACGCCTGAATGTTGACGGAGATCGAGCGGCAGCTGCCATTGCTGCTGCACTGCACGCCGAGACCCTGGTTATCCTGACCAACGTTCCCGGCCTGCTTTCCAATCCAGAGGATAGCACGACGCTCATCAGAACAATTCCTGCCGGGTGCCTGCCCGACTACATGCACTATGCCAGGGGACGCATGCGCAAGAAACTGCTGGGCGCGCAGGAAGCATTGCAAGGCGGCGTACCGCGCATCTGTATCGGTAGCGCCTCGCTACTCGACGTGCTGCATGGCTCAGGCACGATAATCGAGGCATCGTCCATCTCAAGAGAAAGGCTAACCGTATGA